The following are encoded in a window of Halosolutus halophilus genomic DNA:
- the dhaK gene encoding dihydroxyacetone kinase subunit DhaK, with protein sequence MKKLINEPADVVDEMLEGMVAAHDLRRVDGTETVVRSDAPVEGKVGLVTGGGSGHEPTHAGYIGDGMLDGAAAGEVFTSPTADQLSELIQACDGGEGVFCVVKNYEGDVMNFETAIEMAEMEADTEVEHVVVNDDVAVEDSLYTSGRRGVCGTVFVHKVAGAMAQRGGDLAEVKRVAEKANENVGTMGMALTSCVTPEKGEPTFDLGEDEIELGIGIHGEPGTERTDLMSADEITDHLTEAVLEDLDLGAGAEVATIVNGMGGTPLMELYVVNRRLQAVLDDHGLETWDAWVGDYMTSLDMMGCSITVLELDDELKELLAAPAETPALTVPE encoded by the coding sequence ATGAAGAAACTCATTAACGAACCGGCGGACGTCGTCGACGAGATGCTCGAGGGAATGGTCGCGGCCCACGACCTCCGGCGCGTCGACGGTACGGAGACCGTCGTTCGCAGCGACGCACCGGTCGAGGGAAAGGTCGGACTCGTCACCGGCGGCGGCAGCGGTCACGAACCCACGCACGCCGGGTACATCGGTGACGGCATGCTCGACGGCGCGGCTGCAGGGGAGGTGTTCACGTCGCCGACGGCCGACCAGTTGAGCGAACTGATCCAGGCCTGTGACGGCGGCGAGGGCGTCTTCTGCGTCGTCAAGAACTACGAGGGCGACGTGATGAACTTCGAGACGGCAATCGAGATGGCCGAGATGGAGGCCGATACGGAGGTCGAGCACGTCGTGGTAAACGACGACGTCGCGGTCGAAGACTCGCTGTACACCTCGGGTCGTCGCGGCGTCTGCGGGACGGTCTTCGTCCACAAGGTCGCCGGCGCGATGGCCCAGCGGGGCGGCGATCTGGCGGAGGTCAAACGCGTCGCCGAGAAGGCCAACGAGAACGTCGGGACGATGGGCATGGCGCTCACCTCCTGTGTCACGCCCGAGAAGGGCGAACCGACGTTCGACCTCGGCGAGGACGAGATCGAACTCGGGATCGGCATCCACGGGGAGCCGGGCACGGAACGGACCGACCTCATGTCCGCGGACGAGATCACCGACCACCTCACCGAGGCCGTGCTCGAGGACCTCGACCTCGGGGCGGGCGCCGAGGTCGCGACGATCGTCAACGGAATGGGTGGCACGCCGCTGATGGAGCTGTACGTCGTCAACCGTCGGCTCCAGGCGGTACTCGACGACCACGGGCTCGAGACCTGGGACGCCTGGGTCGGCGACTACATGACTTCCCTCGACATGATGGGGTGTTCGATCACGGTACTGGAACTCGACGACGAACTGAAGGAATTGCTCGCCGCCCCGGCCGAGACGCCCGCGCTGACGGTACCCGAGTAA
- a CDS encoding amphi-Trp domain-containing protein yields MGETTSSSDEVTRDEAADLLQEIARELRGEGRADVRIGNKTLTLTPASVLEYDVEVEERSPMLGGDREELTVSLAWETKGED; encoded by the coding sequence ATGGGAGAAACTACCAGTAGCTCGGACGAGGTTACGCGCGACGAAGCGGCCGACCTCCTCCAGGAAATCGCGCGCGAACTCCGGGGCGAAGGCCGGGCGGACGTTCGCATCGGTAACAAGACCCTGACGCTGACACCGGCGTCCGTCCTCGAGTACGACGTCGAGGTCGAAGAACGATCGCCGATGCTCGGCGGCGATCGCGAGGAACTCACGGTGTCGCTCGCCTGGGAGACCAAAGGCGAAGACTGA
- a CDS encoding sulfurtransferase: MPEYDTDVLVSADWVEDHLDEFQADDPDYRLVEVNSPESPDEGDFPSRYDEGHIPGAIGLQWDEDLSDRDQRDILKKDEFEEVVGSHGISEDSTVVFYGDGWIPNWFALFAYWEFKYYGHDDARVLDGGKDYWVNEDYPMTDEEPDFPAQEYAARGPFESIRAYRDDVDKAREAGIPMVDVRSPEEFTGEIIAPEGLQETAQRGGHIPGASNVPVKTNLRDDGRFKGPDELEELYAEEGIDGDESVVTYCRVGERSAIAWFALHELLEYEDVHNYDGSWTEWGNLIRAPLEKGEGDG; the protein is encoded by the coding sequence ATGCCCGAATACGATACCGACGTCCTGGTTTCGGCGGACTGGGTCGAAGACCACCTGGACGAGTTCCAGGCGGACGATCCCGACTACCGCCTCGTCGAGGTCAACAGTCCGGAATCGCCCGACGAGGGGGACTTCCCCTCCCGGTACGACGAGGGACACATTCCCGGCGCGATCGGACTCCAGTGGGACGAGGACCTCTCCGATCGGGACCAGCGAGACATTCTCAAGAAAGACGAGTTCGAGGAGGTCGTGGGGAGCCACGGTATCAGCGAGGACTCGACGGTCGTCTTCTACGGCGACGGCTGGATCCCCAACTGGTTCGCGCTCTTCGCCTACTGGGAGTTCAAATACTACGGTCACGACGACGCCCGCGTCCTCGACGGCGGGAAGGATTACTGGGTGAACGAGGACTACCCGATGACCGACGAGGAGCCCGATTTCCCAGCGCAGGAGTACGCCGCGAGGGGCCCCTTCGAGAGCATCCGGGCCTACAGGGACGACGTGGACAAGGCCCGCGAGGCCGGCATCCCGATGGTCGACGTGCGATCGCCCGAGGAGTTCACGGGCGAGATAATCGCGCCGGAAGGGCTCCAGGAGACCGCCCAGCGCGGGGGTCACATCCCCGGCGCGTCGAACGTCCCGGTCAAGACGAACCTGCGCGACGACGGCCGGTTCAAGGGACCGGACGAACTCGAGGAACTGTACGCCGAGGAGGGGATCGACGGCGACGAGTCCGTCGTCACCTACTGTCGGGTCGGCGAGCGATCGGCGATCGCGTGGTTCGCGCTCCACGAACTGCTCGAGTACGAGGACGTCCACAACTACGATGGCTCGTGGACGGAGTGGGGAAATCTCATCCGTGCCCCGCTGGAGAAGGGCGAGGGTGACGGCTGA
- a CDS encoding fumarylacetoacetate hydrolase family protein → MRLARISTPDGPVTGRYEDGVVHGDHGTYEVDDDDTAFLPPCEPSALYCVGRNYAETLDQMEYERPEEPDFFIKPPASLLGHREPIPYPEFTEELTYAGELAAVIDESCHDVPEDEVSDVVRGYTIMNDVDALDQQGRTARKAFDGSGPLGPWIETDLDPTAIDMWTDVAGERRQEATTELMLFDPYEIVSYLSRRFTFRPGDVVAFGSPANPGLVEPGDAVEITYEGVGTLRNTIADRPHAGE, encoded by the coding sequence ATGCGACTCGCGAGGATTTCGACCCCCGACGGACCGGTCACCGGACGGTACGAAGACGGCGTCGTCCACGGCGATCACGGAACCTACGAAGTCGACGACGATGACACCGCGTTTCTGCCGCCCTGCGAGCCCTCGGCGCTGTACTGCGTCGGCCGCAACTACGCGGAAACGCTCGATCAGATGGAATACGAGCGACCCGAGGAACCCGACTTCTTTATCAAGCCGCCCGCCTCGCTGCTCGGCCACCGCGAGCCGATTCCGTACCCCGAGTTCACCGAGGAACTGACCTACGCCGGTGAACTCGCGGCCGTCATCGACGAGTCCTGCCACGACGTCCCGGAAGACGAGGTTTCCGACGTGGTGCGCGGGTACACGATCATGAACGACGTGGACGCGCTCGACCAGCAGGGACGCACGGCGCGAAAGGCCTTCGACGGCTCCGGCCCGCTCGGGCCGTGGATCGAGACCGATCTCGACCCGACGGCGATCGACATGTGGACCGACGTCGCCGGCGAACGCCGGCAGGAGGCCACCACGGAATTGATGCTGTTCGATCCGTACGAGATCGTCTCGTACCTCTCCCGACGATTCACGTTCCGGCCCGGTGACGTCGTGGCGTTCGGCAGCCCCGCGAACCCCGGACTGGTCGAACCCGGCGACGCCGTCGAGATCACCTACGAGGGCGTCGGGACCTTGCGGAATACGATCGCGGATCGCCCACACGCGGGAGAGTGA
- a CDS encoding molybdopterin-dependent oxidoreductase, with protein sequence MSDLRTHDVPADVDPDGWALRVTGTVDRSLRLAPADLASFPLETAADDFACAEGWVANGLSWRGVRVGAVLDRAGPTGDSEYGLVRAMDGDYACSFPIDRLSESILALELNGEALPVEHGGPARFVPIDPGRDCWESIKWVSEIRIGETPFSGADTAKGLALSRIE encoded by the coding sequence ATGAGCGACCTCAGAACCCACGACGTGCCGGCCGACGTCGACCCCGACGGGTGGGCGCTACGCGTCACCGGGACGGTCGATCGATCGCTCCGGCTCGCACCGGCCGACCTCGCGTCGTTCCCGCTCGAGACGGCGGCCGACGACTTCGCGTGCGCGGAGGGGTGGGTCGCGAACGGGCTCTCCTGGCGCGGCGTCCGCGTCGGAGCCGTCCTGGACCGCGCCGGCCCGACGGGGGACAGCGAGTACGGCCTCGTCCGCGCGATGGACGGCGACTACGCCTGCTCGTTCCCCATCGATCGCCTCTCGGAGTCGATCCTCGCGCTCGAACTCAACGGCGAGGCGCTTCCGGTCGAACACGGCGGCCCGGCACGGTTCGTACCGATCGATCCCGGGCGGGACTGCTGGGAGAGCATCAAGTGGGTGTCGGAGATACGGATCGGCGAAACCCCGTTTTCGGGGGCCGATACCGCGAAGGGACTGGCGCTGTCCCGGATCGAATAG
- a CDS encoding cupin domain-containing protein gives MVATDFDAERTYDDEKFSTREIYRSDRLKAVLGYFEPGQFIPVHAPDSDVVIDVESGRGLVRDGDEDRHVEPGDVVVVPAGESRGVHANRDERLEALLVTSPPPSDAEHEPVRVGLRRGEFDPE, from the coding sequence ATGGTCGCGACTGACTTCGACGCCGAGCGAACGTACGACGACGAGAAATTCTCGACGCGAGAGATCTATCGGAGCGATCGGCTGAAAGCGGTGCTCGGCTACTTCGAACCGGGACAGTTCATCCCCGTCCACGCACCCGACAGCGACGTCGTCATCGACGTCGAATCGGGACGCGGACTCGTCAGGGACGGCGACGAGGACCGGCACGTGGAACCGGGCGACGTGGTCGTCGTCCCCGCCGGCGAGTCCCGGGGCGTCCACGCGAACCGGGACGAACGGCTGGAGGCCCTGCTCGTCACGTCGCCGCCGCCGTCCGACGCCGAGCACGAACCGGTCCGGGTCGGCCTCCGCCGCGGCGAGTTCGATCCCGAGTGA
- a CDS encoding YkgJ family cysteine cluster protein, producing MSADAPRRVEVHPDREVVVEFDPDLTFECVDDCTWCCHHGVLLYDRDLLELAQRANLAETTTDFRGEKFVTREEKGRDEHAADDGHACAFLRDDGLCSLHLEEDWKPTRCSVFPLGVWREDGELHVDVRDSAHDHCDGLNVSDRRVIENLDAFLPELLWDLENPDSDREL from the coding sequence GTGAGCGCTGACGCCCCGCGCCGCGTCGAAGTCCACCCCGATCGGGAAGTCGTCGTCGAGTTCGATCCCGACCTGACCTTCGAGTGCGTCGACGACTGCACCTGGTGTTGCCACCACGGGGTCTTGCTCTACGATCGGGACCTCCTCGAGCTGGCCCAGCGGGCGAACCTCGCGGAGACGACGACCGACTTTCGCGGCGAGAAGTTCGTCACCCGCGAGGAGAAAGGTCGCGACGAGCACGCCGCCGACGACGGGCACGCCTGCGCCTTCCTCCGCGACGACGGCCTCTGTTCGCTCCACCTGGAGGAGGACTGGAAACCGACCCGGTGTTCGGTCTTTCCGCTCGGCGTCTGGCGCGAAGACGGCGAGCTCCACGTCGACGTCCGAGACTCCGCACACGACCACTGCGACGGGCTGAACGTCAGCGACCGGCGGGTGATCGAGAACCTCGACGCCTTCCTGCCGGAACTGCTGTGGGACCTCGAGAATCCGGATTCGGACCGGGAACTGTAG
- a CDS encoding translation initiation factor eIF-1A, whose protein sequence is MPNSDEVFAVVTEHLGGNHVQLRCEDGEERLGRIPGRMKYRTWIEQDDIVVAEPWDWQDEKATIEWRYTSQDADQLRREGHID, encoded by the coding sequence ATGCCCAACAGTGACGAAGTATTCGCCGTCGTAACCGAACACCTCGGGGGCAACCACGTACAGCTCCGCTGTGAGGACGGCGAAGAGCGTCTCGGCCGCATTCCCGGGCGGATGAAATACCGCACCTGGATCGAACAGGACGACATCGTCGTCGCCGAGCCCTGGGACTGGCAGGACGAGAAGGCCACGATCGAGTGGCGCTACACCAGTCAGGACGCCGACCAGCTGCGCCGCGAAGGCCACATCGACTGA
- a CDS encoding type 1 glutamine amidotransferase domain-containing protein has protein sequence MSHSDRQPLEGTTVGIFLAPEGSEEVEFTEPRQAVSDAGAAVEVLGSETGEARTVNNDLEWSDSYEVENTFEGVSANDYDALIVPGGTVGADTLRTDEDAVELLRQHLADGKPAGVICHGPWTLIEADVIDGRTLTSYSSLQTDVRNAGGEWVDEEVVVDDGLVTSRDPDDLDAFCDAIVDEFAATAE, from the coding sequence ATGAGTCACTCCGATCGACAGCCACTCGAGGGAACGACGGTGGGGATCTTCCTCGCCCCGGAAGGAAGCGAAGAGGTAGAGTTCACGGAACCGAGGCAAGCCGTGTCCGACGCCGGTGCCGCGGTCGAGGTTCTCGGTAGCGAGACCGGCGAAGCACGAACCGTCAACAACGATCTCGAGTGGAGCGACTCCTACGAGGTCGAAAACACCTTCGAGGGAGTCTCGGCGAACGACTACGACGCCCTGATCGTTCCTGGTGGGACCGTCGGGGCGGACACGCTCCGGACTGACGAGGACGCGGTCGAACTCCTCCGGCAGCACCTGGCGGACGGCAAGCCTGCCGGGGTCATCTGTCACGGGCCGTGGACGCTGATCGAGGCGGACGTGATCGACGGTCGGACGCTGACGTCCTACTCCAGCCTGCAGACCGACGTTCGGAACGCGGGCGGGGAGTGGGTCGACGAGGAGGTCGTCGTCGACGACGGACTGGTCACGAGCCGCGATCCGGACGACCTCGACGCGTTCTGCGACGCGATCGTCGACGAGTTCGCTGCGACTGCCGAGTGA
- a CDS encoding SDR family oxidoreductase, whose protein sequence is MDETTAIVTGGTGGIGRAVAEAFAAEGATVVVGARDGEAIDDTVAALAELDESGAVDGVRTDVRDEYDVERLVETAARTGESGGIDVVVPAAGVYHGTPGETPTDRESYSSFDDHWRTNGRGVFATIREALPHLNEGARVLVPTGGVARDPGPGYGSYAISKATAEAVVRGFAADTDYAVGCLEPGQVATDLTGGTGRDPDSIAGLFVWAATEADRDALDGEILGLKEWKRATR, encoded by the coding sequence ATGGACGAAACGACCGCCATCGTGACCGGCGGGACGGGTGGCATCGGACGTGCAGTCGCCGAAGCGTTCGCGGCCGAGGGTGCGACCGTCGTCGTCGGCGCGCGAGACGGGGAGGCGATCGACGACACCGTCGCGGCGCTCGCGGAACTCGACGAGAGCGGTGCCGTCGACGGGGTGCGAACCGACGTCCGCGACGAGTACGACGTCGAGCGTCTCGTGGAGACGGCCGCTCGAACCGGCGAGAGCGGCGGTATCGACGTCGTCGTCCCGGCGGCGGGCGTCTACCACGGTACACCGGGCGAGACGCCGACCGATCGGGAGTCCTACTCGTCGTTCGACGACCACTGGCGGACGAACGGGCGGGGCGTCTTCGCGACGATCCGCGAGGCGCTGCCCCATCTGAACGAGGGGGCTCGCGTCCTCGTGCCGACAGGTGGGGTCGCTCGCGATCCCGGTCCAGGATACGGCTCCTACGCGATATCGAAGGCCACTGCCGAGGCGGTCGTGCGCGGATTCGCCGCCGACACCGACTACGCTGTCGGCTGTCTGGAACCCGGGCAGGTCGCGACGGATCTCACCGGCGGGACGGGGCGCGATCCCGACTCGATCGCGGGGCTGTTCGTCTGGGCGGCGACCGAGGCCGATCGGGACGCCCTCGACGGCGAGATCCTCGGATTGAAGGAGTGGAAGCGGGCGACGCGGTGA
- a CDS encoding formate/nitrite transporter family protein, which produces MSDSERPQHVDAGPPDQVDAESPDQSGEDSVREAVERSRHGAPAVGSVVRDRFSSDEVFQRIIAAADEEITSGNRELFFSGLAAGFAITITFLLYASLYGATDGHPILSSMLYPLGFIYIIIGGYQLYTENTLPPVALTIERLASLPALLRHWVIVLAGNFAGGAFGAAALTWGGVFDRPAEEAAMSIATHGLETAWWDLFFKAAFAGLIVAGVVWVTFASRDTISRLVMVYLAFLAIPLGNLFHVVVSFTEMLYLVFAGELGLFVGATEFVLPVLLGNTLGGVLLVTVVNYYQTSEKRLESARFAGSERRLSPREWLFGGFAGRSYVPLIDTGERTAADDESYRVLVPIANPRTESRIVKLAAMLASGHESGTVHVAHIVQVPERPSANYGSRQHRRIVSESDNQLEDVRDLVGDYDVECETSTVVSHRSFEEIFITAERMGTDLVVMGWGANQLWDAARAERPLSELTSELPCDFLVFKDRGLDTSRILLPTAGGPDSDLSAEVVRTLRTTAGAEVTLLYVADEPAEPDRAEQFLGEWAVDHDLGDANLVVDDSGDVEAAICREASDHTMMLIGATERGLLSRLVTGTLHIDVIDEVGCSVLLAERPTERSLFQRLFGR; this is translated from the coding sequence ATGAGTGATTCCGAACGCCCTCAACACGTGGATGCGGGGCCGCCCGATCAGGTAGACGCGGAGTCACCCGATCAGTCCGGGGAAGACTCCGTTCGCGAGGCGGTCGAACGGTCCAGACACGGCGCGCCTGCGGTGGGATCGGTCGTTCGCGATCGATTCTCCTCCGACGAGGTGTTCCAGCGGATCATCGCGGCAGCCGACGAGGAGATCACGTCCGGAAATCGCGAACTCTTCTTCAGCGGTCTCGCGGCCGGGTTCGCGATCACGATCACGTTCCTGCTGTACGCCTCGTTGTACGGCGCGACGGACGGGCATCCGATACTCAGCTCGATGCTGTACCCGCTCGGGTTCATCTACATCATCATCGGCGGCTATCAGCTGTACACCGAGAACACGCTGCCGCCCGTCGCCCTGACGATCGAGCGACTGGCCAGTCTCCCGGCGCTGCTCCGTCACTGGGTCATCGTGCTCGCGGGCAACTTCGCCGGTGGAGCGTTCGGCGCGGCCGCGCTCACCTGGGGCGGCGTGTTCGATAGACCGGCGGAGGAGGCGGCGATGAGCATCGCAACCCACGGACTCGAGACGGCGTGGTGGGACCTGTTCTTCAAGGCCGCGTTCGCGGGCCTGATCGTCGCCGGCGTCGTCTGGGTCACCTTCGCCTCGCGGGACACGATTTCCCGCCTCGTGATGGTCTACCTCGCGTTCCTCGCGATTCCGCTCGGCAACCTGTTTCACGTCGTCGTCTCCTTCACCGAGATGCTCTACCTGGTCTTCGCCGGCGAACTCGGACTTTTCGTCGGGGCGACCGAGTTCGTGCTCCCGGTGTTGCTCGGCAACACGCTCGGCGGCGTCCTGCTGGTGACGGTTGTCAACTACTACCAGACGAGCGAGAAACGCCTCGAATCCGCACGCTTTGCGGGCAGCGAGCGACGGCTCTCCCCCCGCGAGTGGCTGTTCGGGGGATTCGCGGGTCGATCGTACGTCCCGCTGATCGACACCGGCGAGCGGACGGCCGCTGACGACGAGTCCTACCGGGTGCTGGTGCCGATCGCGAACCCCCGGACCGAGTCGAGGATCGTCAAACTCGCCGCGATGCTCGCCAGCGGCCACGAGTCGGGCACCGTTCACGTCGCCCACATCGTCCAGGTTCCCGAGCGTCCGTCCGCGAACTACGGGAGTCGCCAGCACCGGCGCATCGTCTCGGAGTCGGACAACCAGCTCGAGGACGTTCGCGACCTCGTCGGGGACTACGACGTCGAGTGTGAGACCTCGACGGTCGTCTCCCACCGGTCGTTCGAGGAGATATTCATCACCGCGGAACGCATGGGGACGGATCTCGTGGTGATGGGATGGGGTGCAAACCAGCTGTGGGACGCCGCGCGCGCCGAACGCCCGCTCAGCGAACTCACCAGCGAGCTTCCGTGTGATTTCCTCGTGTTCAAAGACCGCGGTCTGGACACCTCGCGGATCCTCCTCCCGACCGCAGGCGGGCCGGATTCGGACCTCAGTGCCGAGGTCGTACGGACCCTTCGAACGACCGCCGGCGCCGAGGTGACCCTGCTGTACGTCGCCGACGAACCGGCGGAACCCGATCGGGCGGAACAGTTCCTCGGCGAGTGGGCCGTCGATCACGACCTCGGCGATGCGAACCTCGTCGTCGACGACTCCGGCGACGTCGAGGCGGCGATCTGTCGCGAGGCGTCGGATCACACGATGATGCTCATCGGCGCGACCGAACGCGGTCTCCTCTCGCGACTCGTGACCGGGACGCTGCACATCGACGTGATCGACGAGGTCGGCTGTTCGGTCCTGCTCGCCGAACGACCGACCGAGCGCAGCCTGTTCCAGCGGCTGTTCGGCCGGTAG
- a CDS encoding phytoene desaturase family protein: MESLAGESVVVIGAGVGGLSTACYLADAGADVRVIEKNEQLGGRASRLERDGFRFDMGPSWYLMPDVFERFFAEFDRTPTDYYDLTHLDPHYRIFFKDGDRVDITADIDRTKALFEEYEEGAGEALERYLEKSKENYEVGMEHFVYEDRSRLRDYLDLDVARQARGLSLLGSMQGHVEKYFDHPKLQQIVQYTLVFLGGSPKNTPALYNLMSHVDFNLGVWYPENGLGGVVDGIADLGRELGVEYDTDRPATAIKGREGAFLIETPDGPLRPDLIVSNADYAHTEQELLPPERRGYDADYWESRTYAPSAFLLYLGVEGEVENLEHHTLVLPTDWEEHFDQIFEDPQWPDDPAYYLCVPSKTDDSVAPEGHSNLFVLVPIAPGLEDTPERREEYRDLILDDVAANTGTDLRDRIVVEESFSVEDFADRYNSFKGTALGMAHTLRQTSLFRPPHRSKEVDGLYFTGSYTTPGIGVPMCLISGELTAEKVIEDYGQPVLADGRR; the protein is encoded by the coding sequence ATGGAATCGCTGGCCGGAGAGTCGGTCGTCGTGATCGGAGCCGGCGTCGGCGGGCTGTCGACGGCCTGTTACCTCGCCGACGCGGGTGCCGACGTGCGAGTCATCGAGAAGAACGAGCAGCTAGGCGGCCGGGCGAGCCGCCTCGAACGTGACGGGTTCCGGTTCGACATGGGCCCGTCGTGGTACCTGATGCCCGACGTCTTCGAGCGCTTCTTCGCCGAATTCGATCGGACGCCGACCGACTACTACGACCTCACGCACCTCGATCCCCACTACCGGATCTTCTTCAAAGACGGCGATCGGGTGGACATTACGGCCGACATCGACCGGACGAAAGCACTCTTCGAGGAGTACGAGGAGGGTGCGGGAGAGGCCCTGGAACGCTACCTCGAGAAGTCGAAGGAGAACTACGAGGTCGGAATGGAACACTTCGTCTACGAGGACCGGTCCCGACTGCGGGACTACCTCGACCTCGACGTGGCCAGACAGGCCCGCGGCCTCTCCTTGCTCGGGTCGATGCAGGGCCACGTCGAGAAGTACTTCGACCACCCAAAGCTGCAGCAGATCGTGCAGTACACGCTGGTGTTCCTCGGCGGCTCACCGAAGAACACCCCGGCGCTGTACAACCTGATGAGCCACGTCGATTTCAACCTCGGCGTCTGGTACCCCGAGAACGGCCTCGGCGGCGTGGTCGACGGCATCGCCGACCTCGGTCGGGAACTCGGCGTCGAGTACGACACCGATCGACCGGCGACCGCCATCAAGGGACGCGAGGGCGCGTTCCTGATCGAGACGCCGGACGGGCCGCTGCGACCGGACCTGATCGTCAGCAACGCCGACTACGCCCATACGGAACAAGAACTGCTCCCGCCCGAACGGCGCGGCTACGACGCCGACTACTGGGAGTCCCGGACCTACGCGCCCTCCGCCTTCCTGCTCTATCTCGGCGTCGAGGGCGAGGTCGAGAACCTCGAACACCACACGCTCGTGCTCCCGACCGACTGGGAGGAGCACTTCGACCAAATTTTCGAGGATCCACAGTGGCCCGACGACCCCGCCTACTACCTGTGCGTGCCCTCGAAGACCGACGACTCGGTCGCCCCGGAGGGTCACAGCAACCTGTTCGTCCTCGTCCCGATCGCGCCGGGGCTCGAGGATACGCCCGAACGCCGCGAGGAGTACCGCGACCTGATCCTCGACGACGTCGCCGCCAACACCGGCACCGACCTGCGCGATCGGATCGTCGTCGAGGAGTCGTTCTCCGTCGAGGACTTCGCCGATCGGTACAACAGCTTCAAGGGAACTGCCCTGGGAATGGCCCACACGCTCCGCCAGACCTCCCTCTTCCGGCCGCCCCACCGATCGAAGGAGGTCGACGGGTTGTACTTCACCGGCTCGTACACGACGCCCGGGATCGGCGTCCCCATGTGTCTGATCAGCGGCGAGTTGACCGCGGAGAAGGTGATCGAGGATTACGGGCAACCGGTACTGGCGGACGGCCGCCGGTGA
- a CDS encoding prenyltransferase, producing MADGDDRGLRSRLAYLLTLSRPRFWLYLAGPVLVGVAYAADGVGDLVSPATAVLFAYFLLPANVFLYGINDVYDREIDATNPKKEDREARYRGQRWVPAVVTGCAVLPILFLPLVQSTAWPWLAAFLVLGTAYSAPPARFKTTPLLDSISNGLYVAPGAAAYAAVAGTQPPLLAIGGGWLWAMGMHTFSAIPDIEPDRATGIRTTATVLGKGRSYAYCGACWLASAVAFGALDPRLGVLMAVYPVLVVSIATASVAVDRAYWWFPAINTAVGAALTMGGLWRLYG from the coding sequence ATCGCCGACGGCGACGACCGGGGGCTACGCAGCCGACTCGCGTACCTGCTGACGCTCTCGCGACCGCGGTTCTGGCTCTACCTCGCGGGCCCGGTGCTCGTGGGCGTCGCCTACGCCGCCGACGGCGTCGGCGACCTCGTCTCGCCGGCGACCGCCGTCCTGTTCGCCTACTTCCTCCTCCCGGCGAACGTCTTCCTCTACGGAATCAACGACGTCTACGATCGGGAGATCGACGCCACGAATCCGAAGAAGGAGGATAGAGAGGCGCGGTACCGGGGACAGCGCTGGGTTCCGGCCGTCGTCACCGGCTGTGCCGTCCTGCCGATCCTGTTCCTGCCACTCGTCCAGTCGACGGCGTGGCCGTGGCTCGCGGCCTTCCTCGTCCTCGGGACCGCCTACAGCGCGCCGCCGGCGCGGTTCAAGACGACCCCGCTCCTCGATTCGATCTCGAACGGGCTCTACGTCGCCCCCGGTGCAGCCGCCTACGCCGCCGTCGCCGGGACGCAACCGCCGCTGCTCGCGATCGGTGGCGGCTGGCTGTGGGCGATGGGGATGCACACCTTTTCGGCGATTCCCGACATCGAGCCCGATCGGGCGACCGGGATCCGGACGACCGCGACGGTCCTCGGGAAAGGGCGGAGCTACGCGTACTGCGGGGCGTGCTGGCTCGCCAGCGCCGTCGCCTTCGGCGCGCTCGACCCCCGGCTCGGCGTACTCATGGCGGTGTATCCCGTGCTCGTCGTGTCGATCGCCACCGCGAGCGTCGCCGTCGATCGGGCCTACTGGTGGTTCCCGGCGATCAATACCGCGGTCGGCGCGGCGCTGACGATGGGCGGACTCTGGAGGCTCTATGGATAG